The following proteins are encoded in a genomic region of Dioscorea cayenensis subsp. rotundata cultivar TDr96_F1 chromosome 8, TDr96_F1_v2_PseudoChromosome.rev07_lg8_w22 25.fasta, whole genome shotgun sequence:
- the LOC120267050 gene encoding FAD synthetase, chloroplastic-like: protein MERCGGVVLHSNLRIQSSIPRRRTPFSRSGHPLPLPSCAARRKIFRTAPRASPLVDHFRLGNFQNDKRHMLVNKVIHKSQNALSVYSSCGSREASTSGGEMRKNELLVDCGTDQEECVVGRIVALGKFDALHIGHRELAIQASKAGTPFLLSFVRMAEILGWEYRPPIVAKCDRKRILSSWAPYCGNVIPHEYEVDFSKVRHLTPRQFVERLSKELRVSGVVAGENYRFGYRASGDASELVRLCKEYGLEAYIVGSVMDRSQPSYNGTSKGINSNDRGQVSSTRVRHALALRDMEYVGKLLGRKHRLVLSADKGLIARSDSAPNRFSIPKLCMLNQPPDDGVFDNCSLLVDDAYVAPCRVIIDTELINIESDDGSACLQEHLQNGQQFGIEFGW from the exons ATGGAGAGATGTGGAGGTGTCGTCCTCCACTCCAATCTCCGGATCCAATCCTCCATCCCTCGTCGCCGGACCCCCTTCTCTCGTTCTGGCCACCCGCTTCCTCTTCCTAGCTGCGCTGCACGTCGAAAAATTTTCAGAACGGCTCCCAGGGCTTCCCCTCTCGTTGATCACTTTAG GCTAGGTAATTTTCAGAATGATAAAAGACACATGCTTGTGAACAAGGTGATCCATAAATCTCAAAATGCTCTGAGCGTTTATAGTTCCTGTGGATCACGAGAAGCAAGCACAAGTGGTGGTGAAATGAGAAAAAATGAACTTCTAGTTGATTGCGGAACTGATCAGGAGGAATGTGTTGTGG GACGTATAGTGGCCTTAGGAAAGTTTGATGCCCTTCATATTGGCCACCGGGAACTTGCTATACAAGCATCAAAGGCTGGAACTccatttcttctttcatttgtACGAATGGCAGAAATACTTGGTTGGGAATACAG GCCTCCTATTGTCGCCAAATGTGATAGGAAGCGAATCCTATCCTCTTGGGCTCCTTATTGTGGTAATGTAATTCCCCATGAATATGAAGTTGACTTCTCCAAAGTTAGGCATCTTACCCCTCGACAATTTGTTGAAAGGTTGTCCAAGGAGCTCAGAGTAAGTGGAGTTGTTGCAG GTGAGAATTACAGATTCGGATATAGAGCGTCAGGTGATGCATCAGAGTTGGTGAGACTATGCAAGGAGTATGGTTTAGAAGCATATATTGTGGGCTCTGTTATGGATAGAAGCCAACCATCTTACAATGGGACTAGCAAAGGCATCAATTCAAACGATCGAGGCCAGGTATCCTCAACTCGTGTGCGCCATGCTCTTGCTCTACGTGACATGGAGTATGTGGGGAAACTTCTGGGGAGAAAGCATCGGCTTGTTCTATCAGCAGACAAAGGATTGATCGCTAGATCTGATAGTGCACCCAATAGATTTTCTATTCCGAAATTGTGCATGCTGAACCAACCACCAGATGATGGGGTGTTTGATAACTGCAGTTTATTGGTGGATGATGCATATGTTGCACCTTGCAGAGTGATCATTGATACTGAACTCATCAACATAGAATCAGATGATGGAAGCGCTTGTTTACAGGAACATCTACAGAATGGTCAGCAATTCGGCATAGAATTTGGATGGTAA
- the LOC120267048 gene encoding LOW QUALITY PROTEIN: pentatricopeptide repeat-containing protein At1g59720, chloroplastic/mitochondrial-like (The sequence of the model RefSeq protein was modified relative to this genomic sequence to represent the inferred CDS: deleted 1 base in 1 codon) has protein sequence MHRHHHTSPHSWPSPSLPALSSTSPPPPLSSTNGSAHAHAHPLLPYLDLAHSSIQLKQIHAQALKFPPHPHLLLLHSRLIHSISLSGDLLYSLRLLLHPFPLLLPTSFSFNSLIRSFSRSPSLKPLSLQLYLQMLLLSLSPDNHTFPFVLKSCAFLSSSSFGSQLHSHIVKLGFSSDIYILNSLGHFYSSCGKLSLARQLFDGMPLRNRVSWNIMIDGCVMCGEYETALELFRDMQSQFSPDAYTMQSALCACAALGALSLGMWAHAFVLRKCDASVQNDVLINNSLIDLYSKCGDIVMARRVFDEMPQRDVTSWNALILGLTMHGQVEDSLLAFVQMISDVEGDKLRPNSITFIGVLSACNHGGLVTEGQKYFRSMVDEFGIKPQLEHYGCMVDILSRAGHIEEALELVKNMNCKPDVVYGEAFLIWRSILDACCKRNAGVEFSEAVAQRALESELVATSGVYVLLSKVYASANRWNEVGLVRRLMSEEGIKKEPGCSSIEIGDGIVHEFVAGDSSHPKSKEIYEKLNEVECKLVMAGYVPDSSQAPLVAEVDGVKCESLRRHSERLAIAFGLISTKPGMTIRVLKNLRICRDCHEIAKLISKLYCREIVVRDRARFHHFRDGSCSCMDYW, from the exons ATGCATCGTCATCATCATACTTCCCCCCATTCATGGCCCTCTCCATCTCTCCCAGCTCTCTCATCAACATCTCCACCTCCGCCTCTGAGCTCCACTAATGGCTCTGCCCATGCCCATGCCCACCCTCTCCTCCCCTATCTGGACCTCGCCCACTCCTCTATCCAGCTCAAACAAATCCATGCCCAAGCCCTCAAATTCCCTCCTCATccccacctcctcctcctccattccCGCCTCATCCACTCTATCTCCCTCTCCGGCGACCTCCTCTACTCTCTCCGTCTCCTCCTCCACCCTTTCCCCCTTCTTCTccccacctccttctccttcaacTCCCTCATCCGTTCCTTCTCACGCTCCCCCTCCCTCAAACCCCTCTCTCTCCAACTATACCTTCAAATGCTACTCCTTTCCTTATCCCCCGATAACCACACCTTCCCTTTCGTCCTCAAGTCTTGCGCTTTcctttcctcctcctccttcggCTCCCAGCTTCATTCCCACATCGTCAAGCTCGGCTTCTCCTCTGATATCTATATTCTCAACAGTCTTGGTCACTTCTACTCCTCTTGTGGCAAGTTATCTCTTGCACGCCAACTGTTCGATGGAATGCCTTTGAGAAATCGCGTGTCTTGGAATATCATGATTGATGGCTGTGTCATGTGCGGTGAGTACGAGACTGCGTTGGAACTGTTTAGAGATATGCAAAGCCAGTTCTCGCCTGACGCATACACAATGCAGAGCGCCCTCTGCGCGTGTGCTGCGCTCGGCGCGCTGTCACTTGGGATGTGGGCGCACGCCTTCGTGTTGAGGAAATGCGATGCCAGTGTTCAAAATGATGTTTTGATTAACAACTCGTTGATAGATTTGTACTCAAAATGTGGGGATATTGTCATGGCCCGCagggtgtttgatgaaatgccgcAAAGGGATGTGACTTCTTGGAATGCATTGATTCTTGGACTTACAATGCACGGTCAAGTTGAGGATTCATTGTTGGCCTTTGTTCAGATGATTTCAGACGTCGAAGGTGATAAACTGAGGCCAAATTCGATCACTTTTATCGGTGTCTTGAGTGCTTGCAATCATGGTGGATTAGTGACTGAAGGACAAAAATATTTTCGATCCATGGTTGATGAATTTGGCATCAAACCACAATTGGAGCATTACGGTTGCATGGTTGATATTCTATCTCGTGCTGGTCACATAGAAGAGGCTTTAGAACTAGTCAAGAACATGAATTGCAAACCTGATGTCGTG TATGGAGAAGCATTCTTGATATGGAGAAGCATTCTTGATGCATGTTGCAAGAGAAATGCCGGAGTTGAGTTCAGTGAGGCAGTGGCACAGCGAGCTCTTGAATCAGAGCTAGTGGCAACAAGCGGTGTTTATGTGCTGCTCTCGAAAGTCTACGCCTCTGCAAACCGATGGAATGAAGTAGGCTTGGTTCGAAGACTGATGAGCGAAGAAGGGATCAAGAAAGAGCCCGGCTGTAGCTCTATAGAGATTGGTGACGGCATTGTTCATGAATTTGTTGCAGGTGATTCATCGCATCCAAAGTCGAAGGAGATTTATGAGAAGCTGAATGAAGTTGAATGCAAACTAGTAATGGCTGGTTATGTGCCGGATTCGTCTCAAGCTCCATTGGTGGCTGAAGTTGATGGTGTTAAGTGTGAGTCTCTTCGTCGGCATAGTGAGAGGCTTGCTATAGCATTTGGTCTGATCAGTACAAAACCTGGGATGACAATTCGAGTGCTCAAGAACTTGAGGATTTGCAGAGATTGCCATGAAATTGCCAAGTTGATCTCAAAACTGTATTGTAGAGAGATTGTTGTGAGAGATAGGGCTAGGTTTCATCATTTTAGAGATGGTTCATGTTCTTGCATGGATTATTGGTGA
- the LOC120266458 gene encoding LOW QUALITY PROTEIN: plasma membrane ATPase 1-like (The sequence of the model RefSeq protein was modified relative to this genomic sequence to represent the inferred CDS: deleted 1 base in 1 codon) has product MADKTATLDAVLKEAVDLENIPIEEVFENLRCSKEGLTTEAAEERLGIFGHNKLEEKKESKVLKFLGFMWNPLSWVMEAAAIMAIALANGGGKPPDWQDFVGIITLLVINSTISFIEENNAGNAAAALMARLAPKAKVLRDGQWREEDAAILVPGDIISVKLGDIIPADARLLEGDPLKIDQSALTGESLPVTKGPGRGVYSGSTCKQGEIEAIVIATGVHTFFGKAAHLVDSTNQVGHFQKVLTSIGNFCICSIAVGMFIEIIVMYPIQHRAYRPGIDNLLVLLIGGIPIAMPTVLSVTMAIGSHRLSQQGAITKRMTAIEEMAGMDVLCSDKTGTLTLNKLTVDKNLVEVFSKGVTQDIVILMAARASRTENQDAIDAAIVGTLADPKEARAGIQEVHFLPFNPTDKRTALTYIDGEGKMHRVSKGAPEQILNLAHNKLEIDRRVHAVIDKFAERGLRSLAVAYQEVPEGRKESPGGPWQFIGLMPLFDPPRHDSAETIRRALNLGVNVKMITGDQLAIGKETGRRLGMGTNMYPSSALLGHDKDESIAALPVDELIEKADGFAGVFPEHKYEIVKRLQARKHICGMTGDGVNDAPALKKADIGIAVADATDAARSASDIVLTEPGLSVIISAVLTSRAIFQRMKNYTIYAVSITIRIVLGFMLLALIWKFDFPPFMVLIIAILNDGTIMTISKDRVKPSPLPDSWKLAEIFATGIILGGYLAVMTVIFFWAAYKTDFFPRIFHVESLEKTAQDDFQKLASAVYLQVSTISQALIFVTRSRSWSFIERPGLLLVTAFMVAQLIATLIAVYADWGFAAIKGIGWGWAGVIWLYNLIFYFPLDIIKFMIRYALSGRAWDLVIEQRIAFTRQKDFGKEARELKWAHAQRTLHGLQPPDTKMFTDRTSFNDLNQMAEEAKRRAEIARLRELHTLKGHVESVVRLKGLDIDTIQQAYTV; this is encoded by the exons ATGGCGGACAAGACGGCGACGCTGGATGCTGTGCTGAAAGAGGCGGTGGATTTG GAGAATATACCGATCGAGGAGGTGTTTGAGAATTTGAGATGTAGCAAGGAAGGGTTAACGACGGAGGCGGCGGAGGAGAGGCTGGGAATCTTCGGGCATAACAAGTTGGAGGAGAAAAAG GAGAGCAAGGTGCTGAagtttttagggtttatgtGGAATCCGTTGTCTTGGGTCATGGAGGCCGCTGCTATCATGGCCATCGCCCTTGCCAATGGAGGG GGAAAGCCGCCGGATTGGCAGGATTTTGTGGGAATTATCACCTTGCTGGTTATCAACTCCACCATCAGTTTTATCGAGGAGAACAACGCTGGGAATGCTGCTGCGGCGCTCATGGCCCGGCTTGCTCCCAAAGCCAAG GTGCTCAGGGATGGACAGTGGCGGGAAGAGGATGCCGCCATCCTTGTCCCAGGGGATATCATCAGTGTCAAGCTTGGGGACATCATTCCTGCTGATGCACGACTCCTTGAAGGAGATCCGTTGAAAATTGATCAG TCTGCCCTCACTGGGGAGTCATTGCCGGTAACCAAAGGCCCTGGGAGA GGGGTCTACTCTGGTTCTACTTGTAAGCAGGGAGAGATTGAAGCGATTGTTATTGCAACGGGAGTCCATACTTTCTTTGGCAAGGCCGCTCATCTCGTAGATTCCACGAATCAAGTTGGGCACTTCCAAAAG GTTTTGACTTCTATTGGGAACTTCTGTATCTGTTCTATTGCTGTGGGAATGTTTATTGAGATTATTGTCATGTATCCAATCCAACACCGGGCATACCGTCCTGGAATTGATAATCTCTTGGTCCTTCTCATTGGAGGTATCCCAATTGCCATGCCTACAGTTTTGTCTGTCACAATGGCAATTGGTTCTCATCGCCTATCCCAGCAG GGAGCTATAACAAAGAGAATGACTGCAATAGAGGAAATGGCTGGCATGGATGTTCTTTGCAGTGATAAAACTGGAACTTTAACTTTGAACAAGCTGACAGTGGACAAAAATCTTGTTGAG GTCTTTTCCAAAGGTGTCACTCAAGATATTGTCATTCTAATGGCCGCAAGAGCCTCAAGGACAGAAAATCAGGATGCAATAGATGCTGCTATTGTCGGCACGCTTGCTGATCCAAAGGAG GCCAGGGCTGGAATTCAAGAAGTTCACTTTTTGCCATTCAACCCTACTGATAAGAGGACTGCTTTGACATATATTGATGGTGAGGGAAAAATGCATCGTGTTAGCAAAGGTGCACCAGAACAG ATATTAAACCTTGCCCACAATAAGTTGGAAATAGACCGTAGAGTTCATGCTGTGATTGACAAATTTGCTGAGCGTGGGCTACGATCACTTGCTGTGGCGTATCAG GAAGTTCCAGAAGGTAGGAAAGAGAGTCCAGGAGGTCCTTGGCAGTTCATTGGTCTTATGCCCCTCTTTGACCCTCCTCGACATGATAGTGCAGAAACAATTCGAAGGGCACTGAACCTTGGTGTGAATGTCAAAATGATCACAG GTGATCAGCTGGCAATTGGGAAAGAAACTGGACGGCGATTAGGAATGGGTACAAACATGTACCCATCATCGGCTTTGCTGGGCCATGACAAGGATGAATCTATTGCTGCTTTACCAGTTGATGAGTTGATCGAGAAAGCTGATGGCTTTGCTGGAGTTTTTCCTG AGCACAAGTATGAGATAGTTAAACGACTCCAAGCAAGGAAGCATATTTGTGGTATGACTGGTGATGGGGTTAATGATGCTCCTGCTCTGAAGAAGGCCGATATTGGGATTGCTGTTGCAGATGCAACTGATGCAGCTCGTAGTGCTTCTGATATTGTCCTTACTGAACCTGGATTGAGTGTCATCATCAGTGCTGTCCTAACCAGTCGTGCTATCTTTCAGAGGATGAAAAATTATACT ATCTATGCTGTGTCGATTACAATCCGTATTGTG CTTGGTTTTATGTTGCTGGCATTGATATGGAAGTTTGACTTCCCACCCTTTATGGTCCTTATCATTGCTATCCTCAATGATG GCACCATAATGACAATATCAAAGGATCGGGTGAAACCATCTCCCCTCCCCGACAGCTGGAAACTGGCAGAAATTTTTGCTACAGGGATCATCCTTGGAGGGTACTTAGCTGTGATGACAGTGATTTTCTTCTGGGCAGCGTACAAAACTGACTTCTTCCCG CGTATATTCCATGTTGAGAGCCTCGAGAAAACTGCTCAAGATGACTTCCAAAAGCTTGCCTCTGCAGTTTATCTGCAAGTCAGCACTATCAGTCAGGCTCTCATATTTGTGACCCGATCCCGCAGCTGGTCCTTCATTGAGCGCCCTGGTTTGCTCCTAGTAACAGCATTCATGGTTGCTCAACTG ATTGCTACACTGATTGCTGTGTATGCTGACTGGGGATTTGCTGCAATCAAAGGGATTGGCTGGGGCTGGGCTGGTGTTATTTGGTTGTACAACCTCATTTTCTACTTTCCACTAGatatcatcaaattcatgatCCGATATGCATTGAGTGGAAGGGCATGGGATCTTGTTATTGAGCAAAGG ATTGCCTTTACAAGGCAAAAGGACTTCGGTAAAGAAGCAAGAGAGTTGAAGTGGGCACATGCTCAGAGGACATTACATGGGCTACAACCACCTGATACCAAAATGTTCACTGATAGGACCAGCTTCAATGATCTTAATCAAATGGCTGAAGAGGCCAAAAGGCGCGCTGAGATTGCTAg GCTCAGGGAACTGCACACATTAAAAGGACATGTGGAGTCAGTGGTGAGGTTGAAGGGTCTGGACATTGATACCATCCAACAAGCCTACACCGTCTGA